CAATGGTGACTCTCGCTAAAATGGGTGCTGCAGCTGCGCTTGGCATTGCGGCTATGGGCTCTGCCCTTGGTTGCGGAACGGCTGGTATGTCCGCCATCACGATGTGGAAGAAGGCTTATGCCCAGGGCAAGTCCGCCCTCTTCACACTCCTGGTGTTCGTGGGTGCCCCGATTTCCCAGACGATTTACGGCATGTTGCTCATGAACTTCATCCTGAGCAAGGCTGCTGAATCCGGCTTTACCAACTGGGGCGGCTGCCTCGGCGCCGGTATCTTTGGCGGTCTCGGCATGATGGCTTCTGCCTGGTATCAGGGCAAGTCCGCTGCTGTGGCTTGCGATGCTCTCGGTGAAACCGGCAAGGGCATGGTGAACTACCTCATGGTGCTCGGTATCGTGGAAACCGTGGCCCTGTTCGTTCTCGTGTTCTCCATGATGGTGCTCTAATCCAGCGAGGTAACACGTATGGATCAAGCTCAACTTTTAACGCTCGCGAAACTCGGCGCGGTGGCGGCCTTGGGCCTTGCCGCGGTGGGTTCTGCGCTAGGCTGCGGGACTGCCGGCATGGCGGCCATCGGAGCCTGGAAGAAGGCGTATCTCAAGGGTAAGAACGCGCTGTTTACGTTGCTCATCTTCGTGGGCGCGCCGATTGCGCAGACAATCTACGGTATGTTGCTGATGATGTACATCCTGAACAAGTCCCAGGCGGCTCCGGCCAACTGGGCTGCATACCTGGGTGTGGGCATCTTCGGTGGCATCGGCATGATGGCCAGCGCCTGGTATGTGGGCAAGTCCGCTGCGGACGCCTGCAACGCCCTCGGCGAAACCGGCAAGGGCCTCGTGAACTACCTGATGGTGCTTGGCGTCGGCGAAACCGTTGCCCTGTTCGTCATGGTGTTCTCCATGATGCTGGTGAGTTAGACGAAAGAACGCTTCGCTACAGACGAAAGACGAAAGAATTTGTCATTGCGACGTAGCGAAGCAATCTACTTGAGAAGTCTTTTTCGAATAGCGGGGCAATGCCCCGCACCCTTTTTTTATAATTGGACTATGGAAATTTTTAAGATTGACAGAATATCCGTAAAGAATTTCAAATCCCTAGCGGATTTTGAAATAAGTGATATTCCCATGTTTTCTTGCCTGATTGGAATCAACGGTTCAGGCAAGACAACGCTCCTTCAGTTCCTTGACTTCGTGAAATCGCTGATGAATGGCAATGTCCCTCAGTGGGTTAATGAACAGGGCCTGAACAATGTGACGGAATTGCTTACTCTTGGTGGCGAGCGTAAGTATTCTATTGATATTGAAATTGATGCGACTCTTGGAGAGAAAAAAGCTTTCTGGAAAGCCAAGTTTAATACCCGTGAAATGCGGTGCACTGTGGAAACGCTCAGGGAAGGCGTTGTCGAATATCGTTATGAATCAGGCAAATTGAATATTTCGGAACCGGACAAGAAAATTCAAGTTATCGATTATGGCCCGTCCAATTATTCGGGGTCTATTTTTTCTTTCAGGGAAACTGGATTTAGTAAGTTTATAAGACAGTGTCGATTCCTGGGGGTTCTTGACCCCCATGCGATTGCGCAGTCGTCGCGTGTTGCCAAGGCACAATCCGTGTCCGTAGAGAGCAACGGACGTAATCTGAGCGGCTTTATCGCAGGTTTGTCTGCCGATAACCAGCGTAACCTTCTTGCTCAAATTCAGAACTTCTATGCTCCGCTTAAGGCTATGGAAATTAAACGCCAGCAATTTGGCTGGAAATCCTTGCTTTTGAGTGAACTTGAAAAAAGCGTGTTCTCCGCGACAAATCTAAGTTATGGAACACTCCGCCTGTTTGTTCTTTTGTCACAGCAATTTACTGATGACAAGGTGATTCTCTTTGATGAAGTTGAGAATGGCCTGAATCAGGAACTTTTCGAAAAGTTTGTTGCGAAGTTGCAAAACTACGGTGAACCGAAAAAACAGGTTATCGTCTCTACGCACAGCGGACTTTTCTTGAACTACTTGACCGATGACCAGGCGCGTTCGGGAGTCTTTTTCCTATATAAGGATAAAATAGGGCATACACACGTCCGTCGGTTCTTCGATATTCCGCAGATGTCGGAAAAATTGAATGTTC
This genomic window from Fibrobacter sp. UWT2 contains:
- a CDS encoding V-type ATP synthase subunit K (produces ATP from ADP in the presence of a proton gradient across the membrane; the K subunit is a nonenzymatic component which binds the dimeric form by interacting with the G and E subunits), with amino-acid sequence MEPNTMVTLAKMGAAAALGIAAMGSALGCGTAGMSAITMWKKAYAQGKSALFTLLVFVGAPISQTIYGMLLMNFILSKAAESGFTNWGGCLGAGIFGGLGMMASAWYQGKSAAVACDALGETGKGMVNYLMVLGIVETVALFVLVFSMMVL
- a CDS encoding V-type ATP synthase subunit K (produces ATP from ADP in the presence of a proton gradient across the membrane; the K subunit is a nonenzymatic component which binds the dimeric form by interacting with the G and E subunits), producing the protein MDQAQLLTLAKLGAVAALGLAAVGSALGCGTAGMAAIGAWKKAYLKGKNALFTLLIFVGAPIAQTIYGMLLMMYILNKSQAAPANWAAYLGVGIFGGIGMMASAWYVGKSAADACNALGETGKGLVNYLMVLGVGETVALFVMVFSMMLVS
- a CDS encoding AAA family ATPase, giving the protein MEIFKIDRISVKNFKSLADFEISDIPMFSCLIGINGSGKTTLLQFLDFVKSLMNGNVPQWVNEQGLNNVTELLTLGGERKYSIDIEIDATLGEKKAFWKAKFNTREMRCTVETLREGVVEYRYESGKLNISEPDKKIQVIDYGPSNYSGSIFSFRETGFSKFIRQCRFLGVLDPHAIAQSSRVAKAQSVSVESNGRNLSGFIAGLSADNQRNLLAQIQNFYAPLKAMEIKRQQFGWKSLLLSELEKSVFSATNLSYGTLRLFVLLSQQFTDDKVILFDEVENGLNQELFEKFVAKLQNYGEPKKQVIVSTHSGLFLNYLTDDQARSGVFFLYKDKIGHTHVRRFFDIPQMSEKLNVLGPGEAMGDTDLIELSDQLSD